One Obesumbacterium proteus DNA window includes the following coding sequences:
- a CDS encoding recombinase family protein: MQGQRIGYIRVSSFDQNPDRQLEQIEVGKVFTDKASGKDTQRPELERLLAFVREGDTVVVHSMDRLARNLDDLRRIVQGLTQRGVRMEFVKEGLAFTGDDSPMANLMLSVMGAFAEFERALIRERQREGIVLAKQRGAYRGRKKSLNSEQIAKLKQRVAAGDQKTLVARDFGISRETLYQYLRED; this comes from the coding sequence TTGCAAGGTCAACGCATTGGCTATATCCGCGTCAGCAGCTTCGACCAGAACCCTGATCGGCAACTGGAGCAAATCGAAGTCGGTAAGGTATTCACCGATAAGGCTTCCGGCAAGGACACGCAACGTCCCGAACTTGAAAGGCTGCTGGCCTTTGTGCGCGAGGGCGACACCGTGGTGGTGCACAGCATGGACAGGTTGGCACGCAATCTCGATGACCTGCGCCGCATCGTTCAGGGGCTGACACAACGGGGCGTGCGGATGGAGTTTGTCAAAGAAGGGCTGGCGTTCACCGGCGATGACTCACCGATGGCCAATTTGATGCTGTCGGTCATGGGGGCTTTTGCGGAGTTCGAGCGCGCACTGATCCGCGAACGCCAGCGCGAGGGAATCGTGCTGGCCAAGCAGCGCGGTGCCTACCGGGGACGAAAGAAATCGCTGAACAGCGAACAAATTGCCAAGTTGAAACAGCGAGTCGCGGCAGGCGATCAAAAAACCTTGGTGGCCCGTGACTTCGGCATCAGTCGCGAAACCTTGTACCAGTACCTGCGGGAAGACTGA
- the lspA gene encoding signal peptidase II translates to MSWKFFLYDWGGLNIALFQAINMSTPAALEPLASFFNLVIGNYWTAPLMLLAMWGWSKSAPDPTRADAIRYRLRVFSVAFALAFLVATILKPWIDFPRPPAVFGDMVRVIGGIERHYSLPSGHATYAALVVGALWPLIGRRGRIGLVLYAALVGWSRIAAGMHFPADVLAGWVLGLSCTALAGWLMPLAAPVWQSARRTSTWVWFAVAASAVMTDQLAKFAITRTFAYGEQVEVTPFFNFVHVLNPGAAFSFLANAGGWQRYFFITLGLVVSAWLGRMLCQQLPRLEAMGYSLILGGALGNVADRVLRGQVVDFLDFHWRLAHWPAFNLADVAITIGALCLFLTVVPKSSKGTEAEVSG, encoded by the coding sequence ATGAGCTGGAAATTCTTTCTCTACGACTGGGGTGGTCTGAACATCGCGTTGTTCCAAGCCATCAACATGAGCACACCTGCAGCGCTGGAACCGCTGGCATCGTTCTTCAACCTTGTGATAGGCAACTACTGGACTGCACCACTGATGCTCTTGGCGATGTGGGGATGGTCAAAGTCGGCACCTGACCCAACGCGGGCCGATGCCATCCGGTACAGACTCAGAGTCTTTAGCGTGGCCTTTGCGTTGGCATTTCTCGTCGCCACCATCTTGAAGCCATGGATCGACTTTCCACGCCCGCCTGCCGTTTTTGGCGACATGGTGCGCGTTATCGGGGGCATCGAACGACACTACAGCCTGCCCAGCGGGCATGCCACCTATGCCGCGCTGGTGGTCGGCGCGCTCTGGCCTTTGATAGGCCGTCGTGGCCGCATCGGCTTGGTGTTGTACGCCGCATTGGTCGGTTGGTCACGCATCGCAGCCGGAATGCACTTTCCTGCCGATGTGCTGGCGGGGTGGGTACTTGGATTGAGTTGCACGGCGCTCGCCGGGTGGCTGATGCCGCTGGCCGCCCCTGTGTGGCAATCGGCTCGCCGCACATCGACTTGGGTCTGGTTCGCAGTGGCCGCCAGTGCTGTCATGACAGATCAGCTCGCAAAGTTCGCCATCACCCGCACGTTTGCCTACGGTGAACAGGTCGAAGTCACGCCCTTCTTCAACTTCGTCCATGTCCTGAATCCCGGCGCGGCATTCAGCTTTCTGGCGAACGCTGGCGGCTGGCAACGTTACTTTTTCATCACGCTGGGCCTGGTCGTTTCTGCTTGGCTGGGACGCATGCTGTGCCAGCAATTGCCCCGTCTCGAAGCGATGGGATACAGCCTGATCCTCGGCGGTGCGCTGGGCAATGTCGCGGATCGTGTGCTGCGTGGACAGGTTGTTGATTTCCTTGACTTCCATTGGCGACTTGCGCACTGGCCCGCCTTCAACCTCGCTGATGTGGCGATAACTATCGGAGCGCTCTGCCTGTTCTTGACGGTTGTACCGAAAAGCAGTAAAGGCACAGAGGCCGAGGTGTCCGGTTAA
- a CDS encoding heavy metal translocating P-type ATPase, which produces MSECASKGCGCTTEPIIQPTAPAPLATGSAQAVYRIENMDCPTEEALIRSKLAGLAGVAGLEFNLMQRTLAVRHELPSLSPVEQALKAIGMQAVRMDQASAEQTTKLSIAKMDCPTEETLIRNKLGTVAGVADLDFNLMQRTLSVRHANQVLPDVLVALQALGFEAQVVDTAEVASPSAAPVTTPTNWWPLGISLVTASAAEAVYWLHNGNHWSVVVLALVAVFTGGLSTYKKGWIALKNRNLNMNALMSIAVTGAMLIGHWPEAAMVMVLFALAEVIEAKSLDRARNAIRGLLDLTPEQATVQQADGTWREVGAKQITIGARVRVKPGERIALDGEVLEGRSAVNQAPITGESLPVEKSPGDSVFAGTINESGSFEYRVTALANNSTLARIIHAVEAAQGSRAPTQRFVDQFARWYTPVVFGVAIAVALLPPLFMGAAWLDWIYRALVLLVVACPCALVISTPVSIVSGLAAAARHGILIKGGVYLEEGRKLRWLALDKTGTITHGKPAQTDFVTWGNALASDSRSIAASLAARSDHPVSKAVAQAAQTDGVALLDVAEFNALPGRGVQGQINGETYHLGNQRMLEELGQRTPELEQRIAALETMGKTVVMLVSAKGVHALFAVADTIKESSRSAIAELHALGINTMMLTGDNPHTAQAIAAQAGIDRAQGNLLPDDKLREVELLAIKGKVGMVGDGINDAPALARADIGFAMGAAGTDTAIETADVALMDDNLGKIPTFVRLSRATAQVLMQNIVLALGIKAVFLVLTFTGQATMWMAVFADMGASLLVVGNGLRLLRK; this is translated from the coding sequence ATGAGCGAATGCGCTTCAAAGGGGTGTGGCTGCACGACTGAGCCGATCATCCAACCCACGGCACCGGCCCCGCTGGCAACCGGATCGGCTCAAGCGGTGTACCGCATCGAGAACATGGATTGCCCGACCGAAGAGGCGCTGATCCGAAGCAAACTGGCCGGTCTGGCGGGGGTGGCGGGTCTTGAATTCAACCTGATGCAACGTACCTTGGCCGTGCGACACGAATTGCCTTCGTTGTCTCCCGTCGAGCAGGCGCTGAAGGCCATCGGCATGCAAGCTGTGCGCATGGATCAGGCGTCGGCCGAGCAGACGACCAAGCTGTCCATTGCCAAGATGGATTGCCCGACCGAAGAGACGTTGATCCGCAACAAGCTCGGCACCGTGGCCGGTGTTGCTGATCTCGATTTCAACCTGATGCAGCGCACGCTGTCGGTACGCCATGCGAACCAGGTTCTGCCAGACGTGCTCGTGGCACTGCAAGCGCTTGGATTCGAGGCGCAGGTCGTGGACACGGCAGAGGTCGCATCTCCATCCGCCGCCCCTGTGACCACGCCGACCAACTGGTGGCCGCTGGGCATCTCCTTGGTCACTGCATCGGCGGCCGAGGCGGTCTACTGGCTCCACAACGGCAATCACTGGTCGGTTGTCGTTCTGGCGCTTGTCGCGGTCTTCACGGGTGGCCTCTCCACCTACAAGAAGGGGTGGATTGCGCTCAAGAACCGTAATCTCAACATGAACGCCCTCATGTCGATTGCGGTCACGGGTGCCATGTTGATCGGCCACTGGCCCGAAGCGGCAATGGTGATGGTACTGTTCGCGCTGGCCGAGGTAATCGAAGCCAAATCGCTGGATCGCGCTCGTAACGCTATCCGTGGCCTGCTCGACCTGACCCCGGAACAGGCCACGGTACAGCAGGCTGACGGCACATGGCGCGAGGTGGGCGCCAAGCAAATCACCATCGGCGCCCGCGTCCGGGTCAAACCAGGTGAGCGCATCGCCCTTGATGGTGAGGTGCTGGAAGGCCGCTCTGCCGTCAACCAAGCCCCGATCACGGGTGAAAGCCTCCCGGTCGAAAAATCCCCCGGTGATTCGGTGTTCGCTGGCACGATCAACGAATCCGGCTCGTTCGAGTACCGCGTCACCGCCTTGGCCAACAACTCCACTTTGGCCCGGATCATTCACGCGGTAGAGGCTGCGCAAGGTAGTCGTGCGCCGACTCAGCGTTTTGTCGATCAGTTCGCCCGCTGGTACACCCCCGTTGTATTCGGCGTTGCCATCGCCGTCGCGTTGTTGCCGCCGCTGTTCATGGGTGCGGCATGGCTCGACTGGATCTACCGTGCATTGGTTCTGCTGGTGGTCGCCTGCCCGTGCGCACTGGTGATCTCTACACCGGTCAGCATCGTCAGCGGCCTGGCCGCCGCCGCCCGCCACGGCATTCTCATCAAAGGTGGCGTCTATCTGGAAGAAGGCCGCAAGCTGCGCTGGCTGGCTCTGGACAAGACCGGCACGATCACGCACGGCAAGCCCGCACAGACCGACTTTGTCACATGGGGCAATGCACTCGCCTCGGACAGCCGCAGCATCGCTGCCAGTCTGGCGGCCCGCTCGGACCACCCTGTATCCAAGGCGGTGGCACAGGCCGCGCAGACGGACGGGGTTGCCTTGCTCGACGTGGCCGAATTCAACGCGCTGCCCGGTCGGGGTGTGCAGGGCCAAATCAACGGTGAAACCTACCATCTTGGCAACCAGCGGATGCTAGAAGAGCTGGGGCAGCGTACTCCCGAGCTGGAACAGCGCATCGCGGCGCTGGAAACCATGGGTAAAACTGTCGTGATGTTGGTCAGCGCAAAAGGGGTTCATGCCTTATTTGCCGTAGCGGACACCATCAAGGAAAGCAGCAGGAGCGCCATTGCCGAGCTTCATGCACTGGGCATCAACACCATGATGCTGACCGGCGACAACCCCCACACGGCACAGGCCATTGCCGCACAAGCCGGGATCGACCGTGCGCAAGGCAATCTGCTCCCAGACGACAAACTGCGCGAAGTTGAGCTACTGGCCATAAAGGGCAAGGTCGGCATGGTCGGTGATGGCATCAACGATGCCCCGGCCTTGGCGCGTGCGGACATCGGCTTTGCCATGGGAGCGGCTGGCACAGATACCGCCATCGAGACCGCTGACGTGGCCCTGATGGACGACAACCTGGGCAAGATTCCGACCTTCGTGCGCCTGTCGCGTGCGACGGCGCAGGTGCTGATGCAAAACATTGTGCTGGCCCTTGGCATCAAGGCAGTATTTCTGGTGCTGACCTTCACGGGTCAAGCGACCATGTGGATGGCGGTGTTTGCTGATATGGGGGCCAGCTTGCTCGTCGTTGGCAATGGCTTGAGGCTGTTGCGCAAATGA
- the cadR gene encoding Cd(II)/Pb(II)-responsive transcriptional regulator: MEIRIGDLAKRSGCEVVTIRYYEKEGLLPKPARSGGNFQLYGEVHIERLQFIRHCRSLDMTLSEIRALLGLRDNPMQDCGEVNTLLEAHIQQVEMRVSALLQLKRHLVDLREKCSGSRSVEACGILQGLGNCNCHGESATNSQTSG; this comes from the coding sequence ATGGAAATCAGAATTGGCGACCTCGCCAAGCGCTCTGGGTGCGAGGTCGTGACCATCCGCTACTACGAGAAGGAAGGGCTACTGCCGAAGCCAGCGCGAAGCGGTGGCAACTTCCAGCTGTACGGTGAGGTGCACATTGAGCGCTTGCAATTCATCCGTCATTGCCGTTCGCTCGACATGACGTTGAGCGAGATTCGCGCATTGCTGGGTCTGCGAGACAACCCGATGCAGGACTGTGGGGAGGTCAACACGCTGCTGGAGGCCCATATTCAACAGGTGGAAATGCGTGTGTCCGCGCTGTTGCAGTTAAAACGGCACTTGGTTGATTTGCGCGAGAAGTGTTCTGGCTCTCGATCTGTAGAGGCGTGCGGCATTTTGCAAGGGTTGGGCAATTGCAATTGCCATGGTGAAAGTGCCACGAACAGTCAAACATCTGGGTAA
- the kdpA gene encoding potassium-transporting ATPase subunit KdpA yields the protein MAASAFLMIAVFLLVLFALALPLGRVLARLIDGEPFVALRGIENGFWRCCGIQPQEMSWLQYLLAIIAFNLLGILLLFTLLMAQGILPLNPQQMPGMSWHLALNTAVSFVTNTNWQAYSGENTLSYFSQMVGLSVQNFLSAATGIAVVFALIRGFARHSASTLGNAWVDLFRVTLYVLLPLSLILALFFVSQGVLQNLHSYITVHTLEGGTQLLPMGPVASQEAIKLLGTNDGGFFGANSAHPFENPTALSNMVQMLAIFLIPAALCFAFGQAVGENRQGHTLLWAMSLIFVVAVIVVMYAELQGNPHLSDFGAASNFNMEGKETRFGILATAMYSVVTTAASCGAVNAMHDSFTALGGMVPMWLMQIGEVVFGGVGSGLYGMLLFVLLTVFIAGLMIGRTPEYLGKKIEVFDMKMTAVAILVTPALVLIGSAVALMTDAGRAGILNPGAHGFSEVLYALSSAANNNGSAFAGLSVNTPFYNVLLAIAMFLGRFGVIIPVMAIAGSLVAKKRQPAGNGTLPTQGALFIGLLVGTILLVGALTFIPALALGPVAEHLQVWLTR from the coding sequence ATGGCTGCTTCTGCGTTTCTGATGATCGCGGTATTTCTGCTGGTGCTTTTTGCCTTGGCATTGCCTTTGGGAAGGGTATTGGCTCGCCTGATCGATGGCGAACCCTTTGTTGCCCTACGCGGCATTGAAAATGGTTTTTGGCGTTGCTGTGGCATCCAGCCACAGGAAATGAGCTGGCTACAGTATTTGCTCGCGATAATCGCCTTTAACCTACTGGGCATTTTGCTGCTCTTCACTCTACTCATGGCCCAAGGCATATTGCCGCTGAACCCACAGCAGATGCCAGGAATGTCTTGGCACCTCGCGCTGAATACCGCGGTCAGTTTCGTGACTAACACCAACTGGCAGGCATACAGCGGCGAAAACACCTTGAGCTATTTCAGCCAAATGGTTGGATTGAGCGTACAAAACTTCCTTTCTGCCGCAACGGGAATTGCCGTGGTCTTTGCGCTGATCCGCGGGTTTGCTCGCCACTCGGCAAGCACGTTAGGTAATGCGTGGGTCGATCTGTTCCGCGTGACGCTTTACGTTCTTCTGCCGCTGTCGCTCATTCTGGCACTGTTTTTCGTCAGCCAAGGCGTGCTGCAAAACCTACATAGCTATATCACAGTGCATACGCTGGAGGGCGGTACTCAGCTTTTGCCTATGGGGCCGGTGGCCTCACAGGAAGCCATTAAATTACTCGGCACCAACGACGGCGGTTTCTTTGGCGCAAACTCAGCACATCCATTCGAAAACCCAACCGCACTGAGCAATATGGTGCAAATGCTGGCGATCTTCTTGATCCCTGCCGCGCTCTGTTTTGCCTTCGGACAAGCGGTGGGAGAAAACCGCCAAGGCCACACGCTGCTGTGGGCCATGAGCCTGATTTTTGTGGTGGCCGTTATCGTGGTGATGTACGCAGAGCTACAGGGAAACCCGCATTTATCCGATTTTGGCGCGGCCAGTAATTTCAATATGGAAGGGAAAGAAACGCGCTTTGGCATTCTGGCAACGGCGATGTATTCGGTTGTCACTACCGCCGCATCCTGCGGCGCGGTGAATGCCATGCATGATTCCTTCACGGCGCTCGGCGGCATGGTGCCCATGTGGCTGATGCAGATCGGTGAAGTCGTCTTTGGCGGCGTAGGTTCTGGTCTCTACGGCATGCTGCTCTTCGTGCTGCTGACGGTATTTATTGCCGGTTTGATGATTGGCCGTACACCTGAATATCTCGGCAAAAAAATCGAAGTTTTCGATATGAAAATGACCGCGGTGGCCATTTTGGTTACCCCTGCGCTGGTGCTGATTGGCTCTGCCGTTGCGCTGATGACCGACGCAGGCCGCGCCGGCATTCTTAATCCGGGCGCGCATGGGTTTAGCGAGGTGCTTTATGCCCTTTCTTCAGCGGCTAACAACAACGGCAGCGCTTTCGCCGGTCTGAGTGTGAATACGCCGTTCTATAACGTTCTGTTAGCGATTGCCATGTTCCTTGGCCGCTTCGGCGTCATCATTCCGGTGATGGCGATTGCAGGTTCTTTAGTCGCAAAAAAACGTCAACCCGCCGGAAACGGAACGCTCCCGACTCAAGGTGCACTGTTCATTGGATTGCTGGTTGGCACCATTTTATTGGTCGGCGCATTAACGTTTATTCCAGCACTGGCGCTGGGGCCGGTAGCTGAACACCTGCAAGTTTGGTTAACACGTTGA
- the kdpF gene encoding K(+)-transporting ATPase subunit F, which produces MNIGVIACAVLVVLLLAYLIYALFNAEEF; this is translated from the coding sequence ATGAATATCGGGGTGATTGCCTGTGCAGTCTTAGTTGTATTGCTGCTGGCTTATCTGATTTATGCATTATTTAACGCGGAGGAATTCTGA
- a CDS encoding YbfA family protein, producing MYQQYSLSRILLRRCGVVIAGVLALPVMLFRSDRARFYSYLHRVWSKTSDKPVWLAQSEQVTADFY from the coding sequence ATGTACCAACAGTATTCATTATCTCGCATTCTCCTGCGTCGTTGTGGCGTTGTTATTGCCGGTGTTTTGGCTCTGCCAGTGATGTTATTCCGCAGCGATCGCGCACGTTTTTATAGCTATCTGCACCGCGTTTGGTCTAAAACCAGCGATAAGCCGGTTTGGTTGGCGCAGTCGGAGCAGGTCACCGCTGATTTTTATTAA
- a CDS encoding YbgA family protein, whose product MSDKIPVGVSACLLGENVRFDGGHKRLPFAVDELSPFVRFEAVCPEMAIGLPSPRPTLRLIKQGDDVALVNSRDGEGDVTQKMRDFSKQKVASLEHLCGYLVCAKSPSCGMERVKVYTEHDARKSGVGIFTQQLMAHMPWLPVEEDGRLYDPELRENFVERIYALHEFNQLWKSGLTRGALVAFHSRYKLSLLAHSQPEYRELGRFVAAMEQWESLDEYAHEYRNRFMALLKHKASRRNHTNVLQHVQGYFRRQLTSSQRQELADLILRYRQGTQPLLAPITLLRHYLKEYPDSYLAGQRYFDPYPEVLRLRYGH is encoded by the coding sequence ATGTCAGATAAAATACCCGTTGGTGTGAGCGCCTGTTTGCTGGGCGAAAACGTTCGTTTTGATGGTGGCCACAAACGGTTACCGTTTGCGGTGGATGAGCTGTCTCCCTTTGTGCGTTTCGAAGCTGTGTGCCCCGAAATGGCGATTGGGTTACCGTCGCCACGCCCAACACTTCGTTTGATCAAACAGGGCGATGATGTGGCACTGGTTAACAGCCGTGATGGGGAAGGGGATGTGACGCAAAAAATGCGTGATTTCTCCAAACAGAAAGTGGCGAGCCTTGAACATCTGTGCGGCTACCTTGTTTGCGCTAAATCGCCCAGCTGTGGCATGGAAAGAGTGAAGGTGTATACCGAACATGACGCGCGTAAAAGCGGGGTCGGGATTTTCACCCAGCAGCTGATGGCGCATATGCCTTGGCTGCCGGTAGAAGAGGACGGCAGATTATATGACCCCGAACTACGAGAAAATTTTGTTGAGCGTATTTACGCGCTACACGAGTTTAACCAGCTGTGGAAAAGCGGTTTAACCCGTGGTGCGTTAGTGGCTTTCCACAGTCGCTATAAGCTATCTCTGCTGGCTCACTCACAGCCGGAATATCGCGAACTGGGGCGTTTTGTTGCGGCGATGGAGCAGTGGGAATCCTTAGATGAATACGCGCACGAATATCGAAATCGTTTTATGGCTTTGCTTAAGCATAAAGCCTCGCGCCGTAATCATACCAACGTGTTACAGCACGTTCAGGGCTATTTCCGTCGCCAGCTCACCAGCAGTCAGCGGCAGGAACTGGCCGATCTGATCCTGCGTTATCGGCAGGGAACTCAACCGCTGTTGGCGCCTATCACGCTGCTACGCCATTACCTCAAAGAATATCCAGACAGCTATTTAGCCGGGCAGCGTTATTTTGACCCTTACCCTGAAGTACTGCGTTTGCGGTATGGCCACTAG
- the phrB gene encoding deoxyribodipyrimidine photo-lyase yields MTVTHLVWFRNDLRITDNRALHTACQDMHAKVIAVYIATPEQWQQHDMAPRQAAFIQQNLDCLDASLAEKNIPLFSHQCADFAESVEWLSDFCQKNSVTDLFYNRQYELNERHRDDRVSELLQGKCTLHAFDDSLLLPPGSVVTGSGEMYKVFTPFRKSFLQRLTHSDTRCLPAPKPRADKAERPPIVSIDYPFEQPDPSLFPAGEDAALQRLRSFCRERVQDYQQQRDIPAIDGTSCLSPYLAIGVLSPRQCFNRLLAECPQALEDDQSGAFVWLNELVWREFYRHLLVAYPKLCRHKPFIAWTDNVRWSGDADHLAAWKAGKTGFPIVDAAMRQLNQTGWMHNRLRMIVASFLVKDLLINWRAGECYFMSQLLDGDLAANNGGWQWAASSGTDAAPYFRIFNPTTQGERFDKKGDFIRRWLPELADVPDSDIHHPHQWAIKQGRVLDYPEPLVDHAVARKQTLQAFEEAKRGAG; encoded by the coding sequence ATGACTGTCACACATTTAGTTTGGTTTCGTAACGATCTACGGATAACGGATAATCGTGCGCTGCATACCGCCTGTCAGGATATGCACGCTAAGGTGATCGCGGTTTATATCGCGACGCCTGAGCAGTGGCAGCAACATGATATGGCGCCGCGTCAGGCGGCGTTTATTCAGCAAAATCTTGATTGCCTAGACGCTTCACTAGCAGAAAAAAATATCCCTCTTTTCTCTCATCAATGCGCGGATTTTGCCGAGAGCGTTGAGTGGCTCAGTGATTTTTGCCAGAAAAATAGCGTCACCGATCTATTTTACAACCGCCAATATGAACTGAATGAGCGACACCGTGACGACCGAGTCAGTGAGTTACTGCAAGGAAAGTGCACGCTGCATGCCTTTGATGACAGTTTGCTTCTGCCTCCCGGTAGCGTGGTGACCGGCAGCGGCGAAATGTATAAAGTGTTTACTCCGTTCCGTAAGTCTTTCCTACAACGCTTAACCCATTCAGATACACGCTGTTTGCCTGCCCCCAAACCGAGAGCGGATAAGGCTGAACGGCCGCCGATAGTGTCTATTGATTATCCCTTCGAGCAACCCGATCCGTCACTATTCCCTGCGGGAGAGGACGCCGCGTTACAGCGGTTACGGAGTTTCTGCCGAGAACGCGTGCAGGACTATCAGCAGCAGCGTGATATTCCGGCCATTGATGGCACGAGTTGCTTGTCGCCCTATCTGGCCATCGGCGTGCTGTCGCCACGCCAGTGCTTTAACCGGCTTTTGGCTGAATGTCCGCAAGCGTTGGAAGACGATCAAAGCGGCGCTTTTGTTTGGCTCAATGAGCTGGTTTGGCGCGAGTTTTATCGCCACCTGCTGGTGGCTTATCCCAAGCTGTGTCGGCATAAACCGTTTATTGCGTGGACAGACAATGTGCGCTGGAGCGGTGACGCCGATCATTTAGCGGCGTGGAAAGCGGGGAAAACCGGTTTTCCGATTGTGGATGCTGCGATGCGGCAATTAAACCAAACGGGGTGGATGCATAATCGACTGCGCATGATTGTCGCCAGCTTTTTAGTTAAAGATCTGTTGATAAACTGGCGAGCGGGAGAGTGCTATTTTATGTCTCAACTGCTGGACGGAGATTTGGCAGCGAATAACGGCGGTTGGCAGTGGGCGGCATCTTCAGGAACCGATGCGGCACCCTATTTTCGTATTTTTAACCCGACTACGCAGGGCGAGCGCTTTGACAAAAAGGGCGATTTTATTCGTCGCTGGCTGCCAGAGCTTGCGGATGTACCAGACAGTGATATTCATCACCCCCATCAATGGGCGATTAAACAAGGTCGCGTGTTAGACTACCCTGAACCACTGGTGGATCATGCCGTTGCACGTAAGCAAACCCTTCAAGCTTTTGAAGAGGCTAAGCGAGGCGCGGGCTGA
- a CDS encoding MBL fold metallo-hydrolase, whose translation MRKTLIAVVLAGYSAFTWASFDVVALGTQGGLSGDNLTSYLIRTEGDARYIALDAGSTLPGIAKGIEKGSFPDVTPEKAAPLTPQGYIFREQINAYFISHPHLDHVAGLILGSPDDKKKTIYTLADSANTLHNHYFNWKSWPNFSDAGNGERLGTYRINSPRVGQTFTLGVTPMRGVIYPLSHNGTASSMLLISARGESFAYFGDTGADAVERSKNLDAIWRVLGPLIQQKALKGMIIETSYDDAQPDNKLLGHLTPKLLLSELTQLEKYSGGAGSLKDLPIVISHIKPTLVAGKDPQALIQQQLSAGNSLGVKFMFMQQGDKAVF comes from the coding sequence ATGCGAAAGACACTCATAGCTGTGGTGCTGGCGGGCTATTCCGCATTTACCTGGGCCAGTTTTGACGTTGTGGCGTTAGGCACTCAGGGAGGATTATCGGGAGATAACCTGACTTCGTACCTTATTCGCACCGAAGGGGATGCCCGCTATATTGCGTTAGATGCGGGCAGCACTTTACCCGGCATTGCGAAAGGCATTGAAAAAGGGAGTTTCCCAGACGTCACGCCAGAAAAAGCCGCACCGCTCACGCCGCAGGGCTACATTTTCCGTGAGCAGATTAACGCCTATTTCATCAGCCACCCCCATCTGGATCACGTTGCCGGTCTGATTTTGGGCTCGCCCGATGACAAAAAGAAGACTATCTATACCCTTGCCGACAGTGCGAATACGCTGCATAACCACTATTTCAACTGGAAAAGTTGGCCAAATTTCAGCGATGCAGGCAACGGTGAACGATTAGGCACTTATCGAATTAATTCGCCGCGTGTAGGCCAGACCTTTACGTTGGGCGTAACGCCGATGCGCGGAGTAATTTATCCGCTGAGCCATAATGGAACGGCATCGTCGATGCTATTGATTAGCGCGCGCGGGGAGTCTTTTGCCTACTTTGGCGATACCGGCGCTGACGCTGTAGAACGCTCTAAAAATCTGGATGCGATTTGGCGTGTTTTAGGGCCTCTCATCCAGCAAAAAGCGCTCAAAGGGATGATTATTGAAACGTCCTATGATGACGCGCAGCCTGACAATAAACTGCTTGGACATCTAACGCCCAAGTTGCTGCTTTCCGAGCTGACTCAGCTGGAGAAATACAGCGGCGGCGCAGGTTCGTTGAAAGATTTACCGATTGTGATTAGCCATATTAAACCCACGCTGGTGGCGGGGAAGGATCCGCAAGCGTTGATTCAGCAACAGCTGAGCGCAGGGAATTCATTGGGCGTGAAGTTTATGTTTATGCAACAGGGCGACAAAGCCGTTTTCTAA
- a CDS encoding type 2 GTP cyclohydrolase I: MNNIELEKLLDQHLSVNDFRDYAPNGLQVEGRQEIKKVITGVTACQALLDAAVAEQADAILVHHGYFWKNDAPTVRGMRRHRLKTLLINDINLYGYHLPLDAHPVLGNNAQLARVMKIKPLGMIDPLLPYGEFEQPMSAGEVIGRLERKLQHAVLHSGDNAPQEIRRVAWCTGGGQSYIEQAAEFGVDAFISGEVSEKTIHIAREMALHFFAAGHHATERGGIRALGEWLAAEHGLDVKFIDIPNPA; the protein is encoded by the coding sequence ATGAATAATATTGAACTGGAAAAACTGCTCGATCAGCATCTTAGCGTTAATGATTTCCGTGACTATGCACCCAATGGTTTGCAGGTTGAGGGGCGACAGGAAATTAAGAAAGTCATTACCGGTGTGACCGCCTGTCAGGCTCTGCTCGACGCCGCCGTGGCGGAGCAGGCCGATGCTATTTTGGTGCACCACGGTTATTTCTGGAAAAACGATGCGCCAACCGTGCGCGGTATGCGTCGTCATCGTTTGAAAACGCTGCTGATTAATGACATTAACCTGTATGGCTACCATCTGCCGTTGGATGCCCATCCGGTGCTGGGCAACAATGCGCAGCTGGCGCGCGTGATGAAAATCAAGCCATTAGGGATGATCGATCCTTTGCTGCCTTACGGTGAGTTTGAGCAACCGATGAGCGCGGGTGAGGTGATTGGTCGTTTGGAGCGTAAGCTACAACATGCCGTGTTACACAGCGGAGATAATGCGCCACAGGAGATCCGTCGCGTTGCGTGGTGTACTGGCGGTGGTCAGAGCTATATTGAGCAGGCCGCTGAGTTTGGCGTTGACGCGTTTATTAGCGGTGAGGTTTCAGAGAAAACCATTCATATTGCACGTGAGATGGCGCTGCATTTCTTTGCGGCGGGTCATCATGCCACAGAGCGTGGCGGCATTCGTGCGTTAGGCGAGTGGTTAGCGGCGGAACATGGATTAGATGTGAAGTTTATTGATATCCCTAATCCAGCGTAA